In Pseudobacteroides sp., one DNA window encodes the following:
- a CDS encoding helix-turn-helix transcriptional regulator, whose translation MSELIKSIGATIRKLRKAKNWSQEELGFQSNVHPSYIGVIERGEKSISIDSLEKILNGLNITFEDFFKIVGSTEIINTDFTILPYITQRLSRRDIKDQRIIMTLIEVLFPWKDDV comes from the coding sequence GAGCTACAATACGGAAACTTAGAAAAGCAAAGAACTGGAGTCAAGAAGAACTTGGCTTTCAATCAAATGTCCACCCTTCATATATAGGAGTTATAGAACGTGGAGAAAAAAGTATAAGTATAGACAGCTTAGAAAAAATACTTAATGGACTTAATATTACTTTTGAGGACTTTTTTAAGATAGTCGGTTCTACAGAAATTATTAATACTGATTTTACCATTTTGCCTTACATAACACAGAGACTGAGTAGAAGAGATATAAAAGATCAGCGAATAATTATGACTCTTATTGAAGTGTTGTTTCCATGGAAGGATGATGTGTGA